In the Podospora pseudocomata strain CBS 415.72m chromosome 5, whole genome shotgun sequence genome, one interval contains:
- a CDS encoding hypothetical protein (BUSCO:EOG09260NHB; COG:S; EggNog:ENOG503NVW7): protein MEQPFSSSKVTVEYFDPHDVYKLLAPGLIPRLPLRDLNWQSHAGPLRSINTLHIELLPSGADCSNIFTPLSSPNPKGASSTDVANQPARDDGFQTATIAGRGGSSDQVDSTLRPPAGPGKERRHQIPGLRRTPYLKVLLIRCDDNDTYKSTTKAEIKEWIRVNTPPAQGKSGAENHDAFEWLIIHVVLPNTVAATQPRTTGKVPDSSDVSKTATLKWRGSSTSLLEKLRTDFNGSGKGAVDRIRQIRIGVNDVPYSMLPRVVPAVPTGYRETEQDSEAAWADLIGKFKELILSSFDTRVTQYEEDIKERDAQRSLPGWNFCTFFILKEGLARGFESVGLVEDALVGYDELSVGLDTIIQEQAAAGSAEAHGGALLPYTPDLKETAQKALSEIAGGTLEFEEEEAVDLQSGEKQKLDYSESIPITSSKKTYRELILANNVSLFDFRCYIFARQISLLLRLGNAWSTREELVAKLKEQQEMVPRGVAAKTPVPKLNEEQENLLQLAEICKRTLEFVPAISTVMREDIIAAIMSAKKHEEEDGVKPVLDSMLSEVVDNMVSSFAFSVAQQILAQTSTKALPIPPSTLNDAHDQKTSIPDPKTTMHPARTTSLHGQGTQRPPLSPGFPSGRLLGSIDSPATSSFQKAGLEELAARRAELYALSRNILEECGKKRGWSDGWSSVPTVGEAGIVDMEEIGLDDDDDDDDAEKTKPAARETAEVLHTSVAGVGTTLLRTALDNKDDFYRLYETLTDKALRHYTVAHHLHSVQACMADLAVLKFHLEEYKDAAYYFYRVIPFFGESSWALLELSMLVMYARCLKKLNKLDDYVNQALRQLLCKAAAAERDRLQQKSRFRNTLTSATQYPEASAITGFLADLISVSASLEKDVRIPLTSLCCDLALDGPPFYDEGQDSFSLFLDFHSLLVDEFEADSVSIRITSKTAGGNREIWLQTEKPVTIRPGPNKVRVQSTTMMAGTFEVDQVRLSSEKVLLHYERDPNQPVDKGIASLKNPQVAVYQRASGLDVRLSGTKDLQLDKKKSLDLELSTGWNAVKTCEIKIRSATGGLRLVMSEAEVIGSTQATKAEGGTFKFGAIPANSSVKVRFPFTVEHDLLDVAVRAEVTYSTERGSFTFFKTSSVPISLAVEVNVQDIFKHNALFSRFAVSSASSSPLRLFKSELLGSEVFDTHFGHSPSQPVLIFPKQPTSLLYKITRKRGVAIGPKTNKTLYLKLYYSVLQEEIEALFEKTIVADLEDSPMREYAKLIVSKVLAVVQARLSEHELEKAALLGELQTSFLGHVNWESHFTGLGSASNTQQQKSGTSSPASSSSSSSGEDISSATLADFMTAFFTNHPFLPLPHSESIPEPNTIVIPVDVPPVAIVHTADLRVSSSQPPVVNGTDASDGSPTFVINQLLPTTLHLKWTRMWDTDLSTSSLSQDLEFGYEITAPGDSWLLGGRRKGHFVIPAVDDDDAEEKLSSTAETEAEIPVVLVPLREGYLPWPGVEIREVRAGGENGNGTGENSPVVNVAGGVHCETDYRNLGETVEVVGDRGRVTVSLDVSDGGGDRGGPMVLECEGGGWGVGRVVA, encoded by the exons ATGGAACAGCCCTTTTCTTCGTCAAAGGTGACGG TCGAGTACTTCGATCCCCACGATGTCTACAAGCTCCTTGCGCCGGGGTTGATTCCCCGGCTCCCGCTCCGAGACCTCAACTGGCAGTCCCACGCCGGGCCATTGCGATCTATCAACACCCTACACATTGAGCTCCTACCATCCGGAGCCGACTGCTCGAATATCTTTACCCCCCTATCCTCTCCAAACCCAAAGGGCGCAAGCTCCACCGATGTCGCGAACCAACCGGCCCGGGACGATGGCTTCCAGaccgccaccatcgccgGTAGGGGTGGCTCAAGCGACCAGGTGGACTCGACACTTCGTCCACCAGCAGGGCCAGGCAAGGAAAGGAGACATCAAATACCAGGCTTGCGCCGCACACCTTACCTCAAGGTGCTACTAATACGATGCGACGACAACGATACATACAAGTCCACGACGAAGGCTGAAATAAAGGAGTGGATCAGAGTcaacacaccaccagcccaggGCAAGAGTGGCGCCGAGAACCACGATGCCTTCGAATGGCTGATCATCCATGTGGTCCTCCCAAACACCGTCGCCGCGACCCAGCCGCGGACCACCGGGAAGGTACCCGACTCCAGCGACGTCTCCAAGACGGCGACACTAAAGTGGCGCGGCAGCTCAACATCGTTGCTGGAGAAATTGCGGACCGACTTCAACGGCTCAGGCAAGGGCGCTGTGGACAGGATCAGGCAGATTCGCATTGGCGTCAACGACGTGCCATATAGTATGCTCCCGAGGGTGGTGCCCGCGGTACCTACGGGGTATCGTGAGACCGAGCAGGACAGTGAGGCCGCGTGGGCGGACTTGATCGGGAAGTTCAAGGAGCTCATCCTATCCAGCTTCGACACACGCGTCACACAGTACGAAGAGGACATCAAGGAACGAGACGCCCAGAGGAGTTTACCAGGGTGGAATTTCTGCACTTTTTTCATTCTGAAAGAAGGCCTGGCCAGGGGTTTCGAAAGTGTTGGTCTTGTTGAGGATGCCCTGGTTGGATATGATGAGCTTAGTGTTGGGCTCGACACTATCATCCAAGAACAAGCGGCTGCGGGGTCTGCGGAAGCACATGGAGGCGCTCTGCTTCCGTATACCCCGGATCTCAAAGAGACAGCACAAAAGGCTCTCAGTGAGATCGCTGGCGGTACTCTTGAgtttgaggaagaggaggctgtgGATCTCCAGTCTGGCGAGAAGCAAAAGCTGGATTATTCCGAAAGCATCCCCATCACTTCATCCAAAAAGACATACCGAGAGTTGATCTTGGCCAACAATGTGTCTTTATTCGATTTCAGGTGCTACATCTTTGCACGCCAAATCTCTCTGCTCCTTCGTCTTGGAAATGCATGGTCAACACGAGAGGAACTGGTGgccaagctgaaggagcaGCAAGAAATGGTCCCGCGAGGAGTGGCTGCAAAAACACCCGTACCCAAGCTGAatgaggagcaggagaactTGCTGCAGCTCGCTGAGATCTGCAAACGCACGCTCGAGTTTGTGCCTGCGATTTCGACAGTCATGAGAGAAGACATCATTGCGGCCATCATGTCTGCCAAGAAgcacgaagaagaagatggcgtCAAGCCAGTCCTCGATTCCATGCTCTCCGAGGTTGTGGACAACATGGTGTCGTCCTTTGCCTTTTCTGTTGCCCAACAGATTCTCGCCCAGACGTCTACCAAGGCGCTGCCTATCCCACCTTCTACCCTTAATGATGCCCATGATCAGAAGACGTCTATCCCAGACCCGAAAACAACGATGCATCCAGCCCGGACGACGTCCCTTCACGGCCAGGGCACTCAACGGCCACCTCTCAGCCCTGGGTTCCCGTCTGGGCGCCTGCTTGGTTCTATTGATAGTCCAGCTACGTCGTCATTTCAGAAGGCTGGGCTCGAAGAACTTGCTGCTAGGAGAGCCGAGCTGTATGCATTGTCCCGAAATATTTTGGAAGAGTGTGGCAAGAAGCGTGGCTGGTCTGACGGGTGGTCGTCGGTCCCTACGGTAGGGGAAGCTGGGATTGTCgacatggaggagattggccttgatgatgatgatgatgatgatgatgccgaaAAGACCAAGCCGGCTGCAAGAGAAACCGCTGAGGTTTTGCACACGTCGGTTGCCGGCGTGGgaaccaccctcctccgcacAGCGCTCGACAATAAGGATGACTTTTATCGGCTCTACGAGACGCTCACCGATAAAGCTCTCCGGCACTACACAGTCGCCCACCACCTGCACTCGGTCCAGGCCTGCATGGCTGATTTGGCGGTGCTCAAGTTTCACCTTGAGGAGTACAAGGACGCAGCTTACTACTTTTACCGCGTCATTCCCTTCTTTGGAGAGAGCAGCTGGGCCCTCCTTGAGCTTTCCATGCTGGTCATGTATGCGAGGTGTCTAAAGAAGTTGAACAAGTTGGACGATTACGTCAACCAAGCACTTCGGCAGCTCCTTTGCAAGGCAGCCGCCGCTGAGAGGGACAGATTGCAGCAAAAGTCACGGTTCAGGAACACCCTTACGTCTGCGACTCAGTACCCAGAAGCCTCGGCCATCACGGGATTCCTGGCGGACCTGATTTCGGTGTCGGCATCGCTGGAAAAGGATGTGAGGATTCCCCTGACGAGCCTCTGCTGTGACCTTGCTCTGGACGGGCCACCATTCTACGACGAGGGCCAGGACAGCTTCTCCCTGTTTCTTGACTTTCACAGTCTTTTGGTTGATGAGTTTGAAGCTGATTCGGTCAGCATCCGCATCACGAGCAAGACTGCAGGGGGCAACAGGGAAATTTGGCTACAGACCGAGAAGCCGGTTACCATCCGGCCAGGGCCGAACAAGGTACGAGTGCAGAGCACCACGATGATGGCTGGCACTTTTGAGGTGGATCAGGTTCGTCTGTCCAGCGAGAAGGTATTGCTGCACTACGAACGAGATCCCAACCAGCCTGTAGACAAGGGGATTGCAAGCCTGAAAAATCCTCAAGTGGCTGTTTACCAACGAGCTAGCGGCCTTGACGTCCGACTGTCAGGGACAAAGGACCTGCagctcgacaagaagaaatcGCTAGATCTTGAGCTATCAACTGGTTGGAACGCCGTCAAGACGTGCGAGATTAAGATTAGGTCCGCGACTGGTGGGCTGCGGCTGGTCATGAGTGAAGCAGAGGTGATTGGCTCGACACAGGCCACCAAAGCAGAGGGAGGCACCTTCAAATTCGGCGCCATTCCCGCAAATAGCTCTGTCAAGGTCCGGTTTCCCTTCACCGTTGAGCACGACCTGCTCGATGTCGCTGTCAGGGCGGAGGTTACCTACTCCACCGAGCGTGGGAgcttcaccttcttcaagACATCATCTGTACCGATCTCTCTCGCAGTCGAGGTCAACGTTCAGGATATCTTCAAGCACAACGCACTCTTTTCGCGATTTGCggtctcctccgccagctccaGCCCGTTGAGGTTGTTCAAGAGCGAGCTGTTGGGCTCCGAGGTCTTTGACACACATTTTGGCCACTCGCCCAGCCAGCCGGTGTTGATCTTTCCCAAACAGCCCACCAGCCTGCTGTACAAAATCACGAGAAAGCGCGGGGTTGCCATCGGGCCGAAGACAAACAAGACGCTGTATCTCAAGCTGTACTACAGCGTCTTGCAGGAAGAGATTGAGGCTCTGTTTGAGAAGACCATCGTTGCCGATTTGGAAGACTCGCCCATGAGGGAGTACGCCAAGCTGATCGTCTCCAAGGTTCTGGCGGTAGTCCAAGCCCGCCTGTCGGAACACGAGCTTGAGAAAGCGGCGTTGCTGGGGGAGCTGCAGACGAGCTTTTTGGGTCATGTCAATTGGGAATCGCACTTTACTGGTCTGGGGTCGGCGTCAAACACTCAACAGCAAAAAAGCGGGACCAGCTcccctgcttcttcttcttcttcttcttctggggaAGACATCTCGTCGGCCACTCTGGCAGATTTTATGACTGCCTTTTTCACCAATCACCCTTTCCTCCCGTTACCGCACTCCGAGTCAATCCCGGAACCAAACACGATTGTCATCCCGGTTGATGTACCCCCAGTAGCAATAGTTCACACGGCCGACTTGAGGGTTTCATCGTCTCAACCTCCAGTGGTGAACGGGACGGACGCTAGCGATGGCAGTCCTACGTTCGTGATtaaccagctcctccctaCCACCCTCCACCTAAAATGGACGCGGATGTGGGACACTGACCTGTCCACTTCGTCTCTGTCTCAAGACCTGGAGTTCGGGTATGAGATCACTGCCCCGGGGGATAGCTGGCtgcttggggggaggaggaaggggcaTTTTGTTATACCGGCTgtggacgatgatgatgcagagGAAAAGTTGAGTTCGACGGCGGAGACGGAGGCGGAGATACCTGTTGTTTTGGTGCctttgagggaggggtattTGCCTTGGCCCGGGGTGGAGATTAGGGAGGTTAGGGCGGGAGGAGAaaatgggaatgggacggGGGAGAATAGTCCTGTGGTGAATGTTGCTGGGGGAGTGCATTGCGAGACGGATTATAGGAACTtgggggagacggtggaggttgtgggggaTCGGGGGAGGGTTACGGTTAGTTTGGATGTtagtgatggtgggggggataGGGGGGGTCCGATGGTGCTGGAgtgtgagggggggggatggggggttgggagggttgttgCTTAG
- the MRI1 gene encoding S-methyl-5-thioribose-1-phosphate isomerase (COG:E; EggNog:ENOG503NVZ3) → MRWQNPLRCRVWHVNAWPWSSHRFLAMQLTSVTLNFQKLPHQNFCAVAGHLMTVPAACTPERYFLFQAQEQADSLCKNPGELLTIFENGWSLLTTNFVSSKTSKHIYKMATLQAIKYSRGKLLVLDQLRLPHENHYDEVSTAEEAFDCIRSMRVRGAPAIAIVAALAHAVELHNGDCTATEPEEVIAHIEKRLDYLKESRPTAVDLSNAITLLKLATRAANLEGLAHPEAKEAILNTYIQTAEEILAKDLHNNTSIGSHGAAWLQQQYNASSEKPISVLTHCNTGSLATSGHGTALGIIRTLHSEGLLKHAYCTETRPYNQGSRLTSFELVFEGIPSTLITDSMAGALFNLHRERMNIGAVIVGADRVVRNGDTANKIGTYQLAVLARHHGVKFVVAAPTTSIDLETENGSAIEIEERKREELTQISGAIVNEDGTVDTSKTARVAIADQRIGVWNPAFDVTPHELIDAIVTERGTVVKGADGKFDFSQVLPERLASVAARQL, encoded by the exons ATGCGGTGGCAGAATCCCCTGAGATGCAGGGTGTGGCACGTCAATGCATGGCCATGGAGCTCTCACCGCTTCTTGGCGATGCAGCTCACCTCCGTCACCTTGAATTTCCAGAAATTGCCCCACCAAAACTTTTGCGCAGTGGCGGGGCATCTAATGACAGTCCCGGCCGCTTGCACCCCCGAGAGATATTTTCTATTTCAGGCTCAAGAGCAGGCAGATTCCCTGTGTAAAAATCCAGGGGAACTTTTGACAATCTTCGAAAACGGCTGGTCACTTTTGACAACAAATTTTGTGTCTTCAAAGACCTCGAAACACATCTACAAAATGGCCACCCTTCAAGCTATCAAGTATTCGCGGGGCAAGCTGTTAGTCCTTGACCAGCTCAGACTGCCCCATGAGAACCACTACGATGAGGTGTCAACTGCCGAAGAGGCTTTTGACTGCATACGCTCCATGAGAGTGAGAGGTGCCCCCGCCATTGCCATCGTCGCTGCTTTGGCCCATGCGGTTGAGTTGCACAATGGCGACTGCA CCGCCACTGAGCCCGAAGAGGTCATTGCGCATATCGAAAAGAGACTTGACTACCTCAAGGAGAGCAGGCCAACGGCTGTTGATCTCTCCAACGCCATCACACTTCTCAAGCTGGCCACTAGAGCCGCCAACCTCGAGGGTTTGGCGCACCctgaggccaaggaggccatctTGAACACCTACATCcagacggccgaggagatTCTCGCCAAGGACctccacaacaacacctcTATCGGCTCTCATGGTGCCGCCTGGTTGCAACAGCAGTACAATGCCTCTTCTGAAAAGCCCATCTCCGTCCTCACGCACTGCAACACCGGTTCCCTCGCAACCTCGGGCCACGGCACTGCCCTTGGCATCATCCGCACTCTTCACTCCGAGGGTCTCCTCAAGCACGCCTACTGCACCGAGACTCGTCCTTACAACCAAGGCAGTCGTCTTACTTCCTTCGAGCTCGTCTTCGAGGGCATTCCCTCCACCTTGATCACCGACAGCATGGCTGGTGCtctcttcaacctccaccgtGAGCGCATGAACATTGGCGCCGTCATTGTCGGCGCTGACCGCGTTGTCCGCAACGGAGATACTGCCAACAAGATTGGTACCTATCAGCTGGCTGTGCTGGCTCGTCACCACGGTGTCAAGTTTGTTGTCGCTGCGCCAACAACCAGCATCGACCTCGAGACGGAGAACGGAAGCGCTATCGAGATCGAGGAGCGCAAGCGTGAAGAGCTGACACAAATCAGCGGTGCCATTGTCAACGAGGACGGAACCGTCGATACCAGCAAGACTGCGAGAGTTGCGATTGCTGATCAGAGAATTGGGGTCTGGAACCCAGCTTTCGATGTGACTCCCCATGAGCTGATCGATGCCATTGTCACTGAGCGGGGAACCGTGGTGAAGGGTGCGGACGGCAAGTTTGACTTTAGCCAAGTGTTGCCCGAGCGGTTGGCCTCTGTTGCTGCTCGTCAGCTATGA
- the CDC43 gene encoding geranylgeranyl transferase type-1 subunit beta (COG:O; EggNog:ENOG503NUSI), which yields MTADHPPNPEPTLDIGRHLKYWKMCLQSPLPHHYLSNEGNRMALAYFIINSIAILTPHANNNNNNNNNNNNTDNNLITPQDRRKLRKWVLSHQHPGGGFSPASSLVYPLHGYEQSEPETGSQPAEAAGMANAPGTLFALQLLALLADEDDPEGAFDGVDRAQTLRWLRRLQRKDGSFGEVLRLLPGQGWFIGGGYDMRYCYIAASIRWMLRGDVEEGEPGWVEDIDKERLTSYILSSQTYDGGFAGSSQEEPHAGYAYCAISALSLLDRPLRTTSQPPPPSPSLSRIRDLPALIHWLTSRQFIYLEHPPPVPEQQEEEEDPVNFLLPPLTSLSLSPSLIAYNGRTNKIADTCYTWWVVAALSNLCQLQLLGDWALARRFLLEKMAHRIGGFSKYPGGPPDVYHSCFGLTVMSLMGEPGLQKLDGGLAVPVVTVGVIEQARGELLRRARGEGKGKGVVELGLRMRGGTTRPGWLRGVN from the exons ATGACAGCAGACCACCCCCCTAACCCCGAGCCGACGCTCGACATTGGCAGACACCTAAAATACTGGAAGATGTGCCTCcagtcccccctcccccaccactaCCTCTCCAACGAAGGAAACCGCATGGCCCTGGCCtacttcatcatcaactctATCGCCATACTCACACCTCATgctaacaacaacaacaacaacaacaacaacaacaacaacactgaTAACAACCTCATCACTCCGCAGGACCGGAGAAAGCTCCGAAAATGGGTCCTctcccatcaacacccaggAGGTGGCTTCTCCCCTGCCTCGTCACTTGTCTACCCCCTTCACGGTTATGAGCAGTCGGAGCCAGAAACAGGATCTCAACcggcagaagcagcaggaatGGCCAATGCGCCAGGGACTTTATTTGCACTGCAGCTACTGGCGCTGTTGGCAGATGAGGATGATCCAGAGGGGGCATTCGACGGGGTCGACAGAGCACAAACACTCCGCTGGTTACGGAGGCTGCAGAGAAAGGACGGGAGCTtcggggaggtgttgaggttgctgCCTGGTCAGGGGTGGTTCATCGGGGGAGGGTACGACATGCGGTATTGCTACATCGCCGCGTCGATAcggtggatgttgaggggggatgtcgaggagggtgagccagggtgggtggaggatatTGACAAGGAGAGGTTGACGAGTTATATCCTCAGCAGTCAG ACATATGACGGCGGCTTCGCAGGCAGCTCACAGGAAGAACCCCATGCGGGATATGCCTACTGCGCCATCTCTGCGctttccctcctcgaccgccCGTTGCGAACaaccagccaaccaccccctccctccccatcactctCCCGCATCCGTGACCTCCCCGCCTTAATCCACTGGCTCACCTCCCGCCAATTCATCTACCTCGAACACCCACCCCCTGTTccagaacaacaagaagaagaagaagacccggtcaacttcctcctcccccctctcacatccctttctctctctccatccCTCATAGCCTACAACGGCCGCACAAACAAAATAGCCGACACGTGTTACACCTGGTGGGTCGTAGCAGCGCTATCCAACCTCTGCCAGTTGCAGCTACTCGGCGACTGGGCACTAGCGAGACGGTTCCTGCTGGAGAAGATGGCGCATCGGATAGGCGGGTTTAGTAAATACCCTGGTGGACCACCGGACGTGTACCACAGCTGTTTTGGGCTGACGGTCATGTCGTTGATGGGGGAGCCGGGATTGCAGAagttggatggggggttggcggtgccgGTTGTGACGGTGGGGGTTATTGAACaggcgaggggggagttgttgagaagggcgaggggggaggggaaggggaagggggtggtggaattggggttgaggatgaggggggggacgacgaggccggggtggttgaggggggttaaTTAG
- a CDS encoding hypothetical protein (EggNog:ENOG503P4WN; COG:S) codes for MALISSRTILTSLSLFHLTLSFLFLTNPTAISDQSIVSLLGDSLALPPSRSFDVPSPALAFLSFLLAFLAISDLATLSYPDEISLVTHWGTQAPLRVSICFSLSIYSFFFSPSSPIFYHHDESAKSRFVNHPNMHQALNNNPGYVPSGWGGDALKNRVFFTFVFVETMAWFWTWVTLGEEQQGILARAARERAKRRGSGSF; via the coding sequence ATGGCCCTAATATCCTCCCGCACgatcctcacctccctctccctcttccacctgaccctctccttcctcttcctgaccaacccaaccgccatCTCCGACCAAAGCATCGTCTCCCTCCTGGGCgactccctcgccctccccccctcccgatCCTTCgacgtcccctcccccgccctcgcCTTTTtatccttcctcctcgccttcctcgccattTCCGACTTAGCCACCCTCTCCTACCCAGACGAAatctccctcgtcacccACTGGGGCACCCAAGCCCCCCTCCGAGTCTCAATCTGCTTCTCCCTCTCAATCtactccttcttcttctcgccttcctccccaatcttCTACCACCACGACGAGTCCGCCAAAAGTCGCTTTGTCAACCACCCCAATATGCATCAAGCGCTGAACAATAACCCGGGGTATGTCCCCTCTGGCTGGGGGGGTGATGCCTTGAAAAACAGGGTGTTTTTCACGTTTGTTTTTGTCGAGACGATGGCTTGgttttggacttgggttACGTTGGGCGAGGAGCAGCAGGGGATTTTGGCTAGGGCTGCTAGGGAGAGGGCtaagaggagggggagtgggagtttTTAA
- a CDS encoding hypothetical protein (COG:E; MEROPS:MER0026479; EggNog:ENOG503NUCZ): MKRISQALLLCSALYPPAAHATPTPHADGPFYRHDLLALHKNLVEIPSLSGTEEDAALFLQEYLGKQNYSVELQPIPAGLNTGSNARCNVLAWPTAKKPSTADFKLLITSHIDVVPPYIPYKTTPSGPITPDTLISGRGSVDAKASLAAQLIALSTLISSESISPSDVMLLFVVGEETSGLGMKEFSRRSRSSSKVSLFGSSSDEKQYRFASAIFGEPTENKLACGHKGITNGIVRSRGKAGHSGYPQLGKSANEVLIRSLHTILNTDLGSSERYGNTTVNIGVLEGGVAANVIPKSASARLAVRVASGSQKEGHKDVIAKIEHILKETDGDALSSEWLGGYGPVKCKCEVDGFETMVASYGTDVPNLEGGHTSYLYGPGSILVAHGDDEGLRVRDLEEAVEGYRKLILHVLGEGEEEEEEEEGGDL; the protein is encoded by the coding sequence ATGAAGCGGATCTCACAGGCACTGCTGCTATGCAGCGCATTGTacccaccagcagcacatGCGACCCCTACGCCGCACGCCGACGGCCCGTTCTACCGCCatgacctcctcgcccttcaCAAGAACCTCGTTGAGATACCCTCGCTCAGTggcaccgaggaggacgccgcTCTGTTCCTTCAGGAATATCTCGGCAAGCAAAACTACTCTGTCGAGCTTCAACCTATTCCAGCTGGGTTAAACACAGGCTCAAATGCGAGATGCAATGTCCTGGCTTGGCCTACAGCTAAGAAGCCCAGCACCGCCGACTTCAAGCTCCTCATCACATCCCACATCGATGTCGTCCCACCATACATTCCCTACAAAACCACACCGTCAGGGCCAATCACCCCAGACACCCTCATCTCCGGCCGCGGTTCCGTCGATGCGAAAGCCTCTCTTGCAGCGCAGCTCATCGCTTTATCCACCCTCATCTCCTCGGaatccatctccccatccgACGTGATGCTCCTCTTCGTAGTTGGCGAAGAAACTTCCGGCCTCGGCATGAAGGAGTTCTCCCGCCGctcccgcagcagcagcaaggttTCTctctttggcagcagcagcgacgaAAAGCAGTACCGCTTTGCCTCTGCCATCTTTGGCGAACCTACAGAGAACAAACTTGCGTGCGGCCACAAGGGGATTACCAATGGGATTGTTCGCTCTCGAGGAAAGGCTGGTCATTCAGGCTACCCACAGCTAGGCAAATCTGCCAATGAGGTGCTGATTCGCAGTTTGCACACTATCCTCAACACTGACCTTGGTTCGAGCGAGAGGTACGGCAACACGACAGTTAATATCGGGGttctggaggggggggtggcaGCGAATGTGATACCCAAGTCGGCGAGCGCTAGACTTGCTGTTCGGGTGGCATCGGGAAGTCAAAAGGAGGGACATAAGGATGTTATCGCCAAGATTGAGCACATTCTCAAGGAAACAGACGGGGATGCGCTCAGTTCAGAGTGGCTTGGCGGGTATGGACCGGTCAAGTGCAAGTGTGAAGTTGACGGGTTTGAGACTATGGTTGCGAGTTATGGGACTGATGTTCCGaatttggagggggggcatACGAGTTATCTCTATGGGCCGGGGAGTATCCTTGTTGCGcatggggatgatgaagggttgagggtgagggacctggaggaggcggtggaggggtatAGGAAGTTGATTTTGCATGtgttgggtgagggggaggaggaggaggaggaggaggaggggggggatttgTGA